The Metabacillus sediminilitoris genome window below encodes:
- a CDS encoding polysaccharide pyruvyl transferase family protein — MKICTITCHDVYNHGASLQAYGLMTYLLKMGHDVEIIDYKPDYLSNHYNIFSISNPKWNRNFFTKFIYLTIKIPSRIPGLKRKKVFDQFTSNYLRVTKSRFTSNEELKRNIPNADVFICGSDQIWNCLHKNGKDPAFYLDFVPNEKIKVSYAASFATDEIPDEYKNIVKSRIEKLDGVSLREKSGVEIVKKLGVNKAVNVIDPVFLLEKEDWNKIGTKEIKEKYILIYDFDNSDLIKKIAKQISNETVCKIYTINQNKLKYADKYYIFEGPETFVSLIRNAEFVISNSFHAAVFSIIYEKDFIIVNRTENINTRMRDLLDDLKLNERLVSENYNLDQLLKKIDYKETKKILDSKIRFSQKFLEDVLSEPKKVRNIL; from the coding sequence ATGAAAATTTGTACTATAACATGCCATGATGTTTACAATCATGGAGCTTCGCTACAGGCCTACGGATTAATGACCTATTTACTGAAAATGGGGCATGATGTAGAAATTATTGATTATAAACCAGATTATTTAAGCAATCATTATAATATATTTTCCATTAGTAACCCTAAATGGAATAGAAATTTCTTCACAAAATTCATTTATTTGACAATTAAAATTCCAAGTAGAATTCCTGGTTTAAAAAGAAAAAAAGTATTTGATCAATTCACCTCTAATTATTTAAGAGTAACAAAATCACGATTTACATCAAATGAAGAGTTAAAGAGAAATATACCGAATGCAGATGTATTTATTTGTGGTAGTGATCAAATTTGGAATTGCTTACATAAGAATGGTAAAGATCCAGCATTTTATTTAGATTTCGTACCTAATGAAAAAATTAAGGTATCGTATGCAGCAAGTTTTGCAACTGATGAAATACCTGATGAATATAAAAATATAGTCAAATCAAGAATTGAGAAATTAGATGGTGTAAGCTTAAGGGAAAAGAGTGGTGTTGAAATTGTAAAAAAATTAGGTGTAAATAAAGCCGTAAATGTTATTGATCCAGTATTTTTATTAGAAAAAGAAGATTGGAATAAAATTGGAACTAAAGAAATTAAGGAAAAATATATACTAATTTATGATTTTGATAATAGTGACTTAATTAAGAAAATAGCAAAACAAATTAGTAATGAAACAGTTTGTAAAATTTATACAATAAATCAAAATAAGCTAAAATATGCAGATAAATACTATATTTTTGAGGGACCGGAAACTTTTGTATCTCTAATAAGAAATGCGGAATTTGTTATTTCAAATTCATTTCATGCTGCAGTATTTTCGATAATTTACGAAAAAGATTTTATTATTGTTAATCGAACTGAAAATATAAATACTAGGATGAGAGATTTATTAGATGATTTAAAATTAAATGAAAGATTAGTTAGTGAAAATTATAATTTAGATCAATTATTAAAAAAAATAGACTACAAGGAGACAAAAAAAATATTAGACTCAAAAATAAGATTTTCTCAGAAATTTCTAGAGGATGTCTTGTCTGAACCTAAGAAGGTGAGAAATATTTTATGA
- a CDS encoding glycosyltransferase: MRKILFVIDSLNSGGAEKSLISLLSMLDFKKYEVDLLMFSQEGLYLPLLPKKVNVLDVPNFIKKQSLGLRSMFKNGNLKGIYYRIKRSIYLRNPYYKRKFHTSQINWKSISNGIDELESIYDVAIAYSQGSPTYFVGEKVKADKKLCWINTDYKIACYNKQFDENYYEQFDNIITVSDYNNKVFIEEMPIAEEKTCVVYDILSPNLIKRMATEGNGFHDNFNGLKILTIGRLVEAKGYDMAIEACYMLKKHGYKFKWYVIGEGNIENKLKKMVREFELEDTFIFLGTFHNPYTLLNQCDIYVQPSRFEGFGLAIAEARILQKPIVATNFPIVHNQLINGQNGIIVNMNSEGVYKGIKQLIENKNLRDNICLRLRNEKVGTEEEIYKVNLLLESS, encoded by the coding sequence ATGAGAAAGATATTATTTGTAATAGATTCATTAAATAGTGGAGGGGCTGAAAAAAGTCTTATTTCACTTCTTTCTATGCTTGATTTTAAGAAATATGAAGTCGATTTATTGATGTTTTCTCAGGAAGGACTTTATTTACCTTTATTACCAAAGAAAGTAAATGTATTAGATGTTCCAAATTTTATAAAAAAACAAAGCTTAGGATTAAGAAGTATGTTCAAAAATGGTAATTTGAAAGGAATATATTATAGAATTAAAAGATCAATATATCTTAGAAATCCTTATTACAAGCGAAAATTTCACACCTCTCAAATTAATTGGAAATCAATTTCTAACGGTATAGATGAATTAGAAAGTATATATGATGTTGCAATAGCTTATAGTCAAGGATCACCAACTTACTTTGTTGGAGAAAAAGTAAAAGCAGATAAAAAATTATGCTGGATAAATACAGACTATAAAATTGCTTGTTATAATAAACAATTTGATGAAAATTATTATGAACAATTTGATAATATCATAACTGTTTCTGATTATAATAATAAGGTTTTTATAGAAGAAATGCCTATAGCGGAAGAAAAAACTTGTGTGGTTTATGATATTTTGTCTCCAAACTTAATAAAGCGCATGGCAACAGAGGGGAATGGTTTTCATGACAATTTTAATGGCCTTAAAATTTTAACAATTGGGAGATTAGTTGAAGCAAAGGGCTATGATATGGCAATAGAAGCATGCTACATGTTAAAAAAACATGGGTATAAATTTAAATGGTATGTAATTGGAGAAGGAAACATTGAAAATAAGTTGAAAAAGATGGTTAGGGAGTTTGAACTAGAAGATACATTTATCTTTTTAGGTACATTTCATAATCCATATACTTTATTAAATCAGTGTGATATATATGTTCAACCATCTAGGTTTGAGGGATTTGGTTTAGCAATAGCCGAGGCTAGGATATTACAAAAGCCTATAGTTGCTACTAACTTTCCTATTGTTCACAATCAGCTTATTAATGGGCAAAATGGAATAATTGTTAATATGAATTCAGAAGGTGTATATAAAGGTATTAAACAATTAATTGAGAATAAAAATTTAAGAGATAATATTTGCCTAAGATTAAGAAATGAGAAGGTTGGAACAGAGGAAGAAATCTATAAAGTGAACTTGTTGTTAGAATCTAGTTAA
- a CDS encoding acyltransferase family protein, protein MNNRIEQLDSIRGLAALCVFISHIILVKTEIFTEAMRSPLRLFTNGHAAVMLFFVLSGFVLSLAFLNKNNVLYISYFIKRVFRIYIPYLVAIATAMISSIFFFRGTIDGLSDWFNSSWTELPNLYSIIEHIFILRNIHTDTFNNVIWSLVHELRISIIFPFVVLFIKNIKAKYSLLLCFALSFLSGLNNIFQFQISMGLLTNYFTTIHYLSIFILGVLVAKYRFTIIHFYRQLTIPNKWIFLIMSVIIYNFADTIIPEILISPIFGPYLLIIEEYFQALGAIGFITAALGSDKVAWFLMRKPLIFLGKISYSLYLYHLIVLLSCVHILYGLIPIWQILIGSMVLSIGVSALFYYLIENPCIKFGRVLAEKTMDKEIDKFIHKSKENYKNV, encoded by the coding sequence ATGAATAATCGTATTGAACAATTAGATTCAATCCGGGGTTTAGCAGCACTTTGTGTTTTTATTTCTCATATTATACTTGTTAAAACAGAAATTTTTACTGAAGCAATGAGATCTCCACTTAGACTTTTTACAAATGGGCATGCTGCAGTAATGCTTTTCTTTGTTTTAAGTGGGTTTGTCCTATCTTTAGCATTTTTGAATAAAAACAATGTATTATATATCTCTTATTTTATTAAACGTGTTTTTAGGATCTATATCCCTTATTTGGTGGCAATCGCAACTGCAATGATATCATCTATCTTCTTTTTTCGAGGCACGATTGATGGGCTTAGCGATTGGTTTAATTCATCCTGGACAGAACTACCCAATCTATATTCTATTATTGAACACATATTTATTTTAAGGAATATACATACAGATACATTTAATAATGTAATCTGGTCTTTAGTTCACGAATTAAGGATTTCGATAATTTTCCCCTTTGTTGTTTTATTTATAAAGAATATAAAGGCTAAGTATAGTTTATTATTATGTTTTGCACTATCATTTTTATCAGGATTAAATAATATTTTTCAATTCCAAATCTCTATGGGGCTTCTTACGAATTATTTTACTACAATTCATTATCTTTCTATTTTTATACTCGGTGTTTTAGTAGCTAAATATAGATTTACAATAATCCATTTTTATAGACAACTAACTATCCCTAATAAGTGGATATTTTTAATCATGTCAGTCATCATATATAACTTTGCTGATACAATCATTCCTGAAATACTAATCTCACCTATATTTGGTCCATATCTTTTAATAATAGAAGAATATTTTCAAGCACTAGGAGCAATTGGTTTTATCACTGCTGCGTTAGGTTCAGATAAAGTAGCATGGTTTTTAATGAGAAAACCATTAATATTCTTAGGAAAAATATCATATAGTTTGTATTTATATCACCTTATTGTTCTATTAAGTTGTGTACATATTCTTTATGGGTTAATACCAATATGGCAAATTCTAATAGGATCAATGGTATTAAGTATAGGAGTATCTGCTCTATTTTATTATTTAATCGAAAACCCGTGTATAAAATTTGGTAGAGTTCTAGCTGAAAAAACTATGGATAAAGAAATAGATAAATTTATACACAAAAGTAAAGAGAATTACAAAAACGTTTAA
- a CDS encoding glycosyltransferase family 8 protein, with the protein MNLNVVYSSDNNYAQHVGVSMTSLFENNDDFNNIDVYLIENNISLENKNNLKLICKNYKRTIKFINFKEFSNKPKLNIGNSISISSYARLFLSSMLDDDINKVIYLDCDSIINSSLKDLWDLDLSKYFVAGVCDTVSDETKLKINMELYSPYLNAGMLLINLQKWREERVEEKFIKFIDSYKGQVFHHDQGTINGVLNNKFLILHPKYNSMSTYFSMSRKEIMQYYGLKDYYSEEELKEAINYPVFIHYTPAFVNRPWIKGCKHPLASLYKKYLGLTPWEETELIQDKRSIGEKTVAFLYNHLPFKMANGICNLIFK; encoded by the coding sequence ATGAATCTAAATGTTGTGTACTCTAGTGATAATAACTATGCTCAGCATGTAGGAGTTTCTATGACATCATTATTTGAAAATAATGATGACTTTAATAATATCGATGTATATCTTATTGAAAATAATATTTCCTTAGAAAATAAAAATAACTTGAAATTAATTTGTAAGAATTACAAAAGGACAATTAAATTTATTAATTTTAAAGAATTCTCAAATAAACCTAAGTTAAATATTGGAAATTCAATCTCGATTAGTTCTTACGCAAGATTATTTCTATCAAGTATGCTTGATGATGACATTAATAAAGTAATTTATTTAGATTGTGATTCAATCATTAATAGTAGTTTAAAGGATTTATGGGATTTAGACTTAAGTAAATATTTTGTAGCTGGTGTATGCGATACAGTAAGTGATGAAACGAAATTAAAAATTAATATGGAATTATATAGTCCATATTTAAATGCTGGCATGCTTTTAATTAATCTTCAAAAGTGGCGAGAAGAGCGGGTTGAAGAAAAGTTTATAAAGTTTATAGATTCGTATAAAGGGCAAGTATTCCATCATGATCAAGGGACAATAAATGGTGTATTAAATAATAAGTTCTTAATCCTACATCCGAAATACAATAGTATGTCAACATACTTTTCAATGAGCAGAAAAGAAATTATGCAGTATTATGGTTTAAAAGATTACTATAGCGAGGAAGAATTGAAGGAAGCGATTAATTATCCAGTATTTATTCACTATACACCAGCATTTGTAAATAGACCTTGGATAAAGGGATGTAAGCATCCATTAGCATCACTTTATAAAAAGTACCTTGGTTTGACTCCATGGGAAGAAACAGAGTTAATACAGGACAAAAGGAGTATAGGAGAAAAAACTGTAGCTTTTCTATATAACCATTTGCCTTTTAAAATGGCTAATGGTATTTGTAATCTAATCTTTAAGTAA
- a CDS encoding lipopolysaccharide biosynthesis protein produces the protein MRVRKASLNVLVNFLTIILGFLPSFIVRKAFLVSLGNEFLGLSSLFTNIIGLLSIVELGIGSAIIYSLYKPFAEDNKEKVKGYLNYYSKFYRIVGLFIFILGLLLIPFLDLFIKNEFSILDARLYFILFLIDTVIGYFFSYKLSIINVAQEGYKISIATTLSKLIISILQYTMLMIFPSFYLYILIQISINFLYYLIMNYYINNKYNWIKKTKGFISKEEKESLIKNIKALFLHKIGGVLVLGTDNLIISYYINLTVVGIYNSYYLVIGAFQTIITSALTGVTASVGNLLTEEKTENSYSVHKRLFFLSFWIVSFITISLSNTIKQFVQLWLGEDQILDMLTISVVLVNFYFILMRGSVERFKEGGGIYHQDRYAPLFELVINLVASVILVNVIGLPGVFLGTLLSNILVIFWVKPKMVYKYIFNKKLSEYFKMYFKYLFIGLIPLVITHVVTFPLKETINIYAFATNCIINIIIINFIYLLFFRNNDEFLYFKRLALNVVISKSLRKKLKSIV, from the coding sequence ATGAGGGTAAGAAAGGCGAGTTTAAATGTACTTGTTAATTTTCTGACTATCATATTAGGATTTTTACCTTCTTTTATAGTTAGAAAAGCCTTTTTAGTTTCGTTAGGTAATGAGTTTTTAGGTTTAAGCTCATTATTTACTAATATTATTGGTTTATTATCAATTGTAGAATTAGGTATTGGAAGTGCTATAATTTATTCTTTATATAAACCTTTTGCTGAAGACAATAAAGAAAAAGTAAAAGGTTATTTAAACTATTATTCTAAATTCTATAGAATAGTTGGTCTATTTATTTTTATTTTAGGTTTATTATTAATTCCTTTTTTGGATCTATTTATAAAAAATGAATTCAGTATTTTGGACGCAAGGCTGTATTTTATATTGTTTTTAATAGATACAGTTATAGGTTACTTTTTTTCTTATAAATTATCCATAATTAATGTTGCACAAGAGGGTTACAAAATATCTATAGCAACAACTCTTTCAAAGCTAATAATATCAATATTACAGTATACAATGCTTATGATTTTCCCGAGTTTTTATTTATATATACTAATTCAAATTAGTATTAATTTTTTATATTACTTAATAATGAATTATTATATAAATAATAAATATAACTGGATTAAAAAAACAAAGGGATTTATAAGTAAAGAAGAAAAAGAATCTTTGATTAAAAATATAAAAGCATTATTTTTACATAAAATTGGTGGAGTGTTAGTTCTCGGTACAGATAATTTGATAATATCGTATTATATAAATTTAACTGTTGTAGGTATTTATAATAGTTACTATTTAGTTATTGGTGCTTTTCAAACAATAATTACTTCCGCGCTTACTGGGGTAACCGCAAGTGTCGGAAATCTATTAACGGAAGAAAAGACAGAAAATAGTTATAGTGTGCATAAAAGGTTATTTTTTTTAAGTTTTTGGATTGTATCTTTTATAACTATTTCTTTATCAAACACAATTAAACAATTTGTACAATTATGGCTAGGTGAAGATCAAATATTAGATATGCTAACTATTAGTGTAGTTTTAGTGAATTTTTACTTTATATTAATGCGAGGATCTGTAGAAAGGTTTAAAGAAGGAGGAGGTATTTATCATCAAGATAGATATGCTCCTCTTTTTGAATTGGTAATAAACTTAGTTGCATCTGTAATCCTAGTTAATGTAATTGGTTTACCAGGTGTTTTTTTAGGAACTTTACTCAGTAATATATTGGTAATATTTTGGGTTAAACCTAAGATGGTTTATAAATATATATTTAATAAGAAGTTAAGTGAATATTTTAAAATGTATTTTAAGTATCTATTCATTGGCTTAATTCCTTTAGTAATTACTCACGTAGTAACATTTCCTTTAAAAGAAACTATTAATATATATGCTTTTGCAACCAACTGTATTATTAATATAATTATAATAAACTTTATTTATTTATTGTTTTTTAGAAATAATGATGAATTTTTATATTTTAAAAGGTTAGCTTTAAATGTTGTTATTAGTAAGTCGTTAAGAAAAAAACTAAAATCAATAGTCTAG
- a CDS encoding glycosyltransferase → MKKKILISMYSLHIGGAERSLIGLLESFDYKKFDVDLFLYRQEGEFLRFIPKEVNLLPTIKQYTTFERPVKDIIKEGHFFLGSARIAAKFKSKMKNRGQKKDQGTYKQMQYTWFYSMPGLPRLNHEYDLAISFLGPHNFILDKVKAKKKIGWNHTDYFTIVNPDKKLDEKMWSKLDYIVNVSKACEDSFLKVFPNLKHKTIVLENIISPTFVREQAKEEITEIIHDKSTKICSVGRLSHAKGFDMAILACKKLVESGYKVKWYVVGYGGEEVYLKQLIKDNNLTDQFILLGKKVNPYPFIKNCEIYCQPSRYEGKAVTVREAQILEKPVIITNYPTANSQLEDRIDGLICDLSVEGIVNAIKRLYMDLKLRNKLSNNCIKKDYGNISEINKLYNLLNQLENKEENKKVIL, encoded by the coding sequence ATGAAAAAGAAAATCTTAATAAGCATGTACTCCTTACACATTGGTGGGGCTGAGAGAAGTTTAATTGGTTTATTAGAGAGTTTTGATTATAAGAAATTTGATGTAGATTTATTTTTGTATAGACAGGAAGGAGAGTTTTTACGTTTTATTCCTAAGGAAGTAAACTTACTGCCAACAATTAAACAATATACGACTTTTGAAAGACCAGTAAAAGATATTATTAAAGAAGGTCATTTTTTTTTAGGAAGTGCAAGAATTGCTGCTAAATTTAAAAGCAAGATGAAAAATAGGGGTCAAAAGAAAGATCAAGGAACTTATAAGCAAATGCAATATACGTGGTTTTATTCGATGCCTGGACTACCAAGGTTAAATCATGAATATGATTTGGCGATAAGTTTTTTAGGACCCCATAACTTTATCCTAGATAAGGTAAAAGCAAAGAAAAAGATTGGTTGGAATCACACCGATTATTTTACAATTGTTAATCCAGATAAAAAGTTAGATGAAAAAATGTGGAGTAAATTAGATTATATTGTAAATGTATCAAAGGCGTGCGAAGATTCATTTTTAAAGGTATTTCCTAATCTTAAACATAAAACTATAGTATTAGAAAATATCATATCACCAACATTCGTAAGAGAACAGGCAAAAGAGGAAATTACAGAAATAATTCATGATAAATCTACAAAAATTTGCTCAGTGGGAAGACTAAGTCATGCAAAAGGATTTGACATGGCTATTTTAGCATGTAAAAAACTAGTAGAATCGGGCTATAAAGTAAAATGGTATGTTGTTGGTTATGGTGGGGAAGAAGTTTATTTAAAACAATTAATAAAAGATAACAACTTGACAGATCAGTTTATATTATTAGGAAAAAAAGTAAACCCATATCCATTCATAAAGAATTGTGAAATTTATTGTCAACCTTCGAGGTATGAAGGTAAAGCTGTTACGGTGAGAGAAGCGCAAATACTTGAGAAACCAGTTATAATTACAAATTATCCTACAGCAAATAGTCAATTAGAAGATAGAATAGATGGTTTAATTTGTGATTTATCAGTCGAAGGTATAGTAAATGCGATAAAAAGATTATATATGGATTTAAAATTAAGAAATAAGTTATCAAATAACTGTATTAAAAAAGATTATGGTAATATCTCTGAAATTAATAAATTGTATAATTTATTAAATCAATTAGAGAATAAGGAAGAAAATAAGAAGGTGATATTATGA
- a CDS encoding glycosyltransferase family 32 protein, with amino-acid sequence MSSSTIPKTIHYCWFGGKEKPEIVQKCMKSWKQNLLEYEIIEWNEENFDINCNVYVREAYHSGKFAFVSDYVRVYALYNFGGIYLDTDVEVFKSFDEFLHHESFWGFEQENYIATSTIGAVKGNSLIKLFLDSYKEKAFIKEDGSYDDLTNVAIVTNIFKNYGVEMNGEYKEISGIGAVYPQTYFSPFDYINCRKFITENTYAMHHFYKSWLPLHVKVKTNTKVILSKIIGGRNIEKFRKLLTKSK; translated from the coding sequence ATGAGTTCTAGTACAATTCCTAAAACCATTCATTATTGCTGGTTCGGTGGAAAAGAAAAACCAGAAATTGTACAAAAATGTATGAAAAGCTGGAAACAGAACCTTCTTGAATATGAAATTATCGAGTGGAATGAGGAAAACTTTGATATTAACTGTAATGTATATGTACGTGAGGCTTATCATTCAGGAAAATTTGCCTTTGTAAGTGATTATGTAAGAGTATATGCTTTATATAATTTTGGAGGAATTTACTTAGACACCGATGTTGAAGTGTTTAAGTCATTTGATGAATTTTTGCATCATGAATCTTTTTGGGGATTTGAACAAGAAAATTATATTGCTACTAGTACGATTGGAGCTGTAAAAGGAAATAGCTTAATAAAGTTATTCCTAGATTCATATAAAGAAAAAGCTTTTATTAAAGAAGACGGTAGTTATGATGATTTAACGAACGTTGCTATTGTTACTAATATCTTTAAAAATTATGGGGTGGAGATGAATGGCGAATACAAAGAAATAAGTGGGATAGGAGCAGTTTATCCTCAAACATATTTTTCACCTTTTGATTACATAAACTGTAGGAAGTTTATAACTGAAAATACATATGCTATGCATCATTTTTATAAAAGTTGGCTACCGCTACATGTAAAAGTTAAAACAAACACGAAAGTAATCCTATCAAAGATAATCGGCGGACGAAATATAGAGAAATTCAGAAAATTATTAACGAAATCAAAATAA
- a CDS encoding right-handed parallel beta-helix repeat-containing protein, with amino-acid sequence MYIIELDRWNIKQGLPSKPYTDTDYIRADANIQGINNAIQYASANGFKHVILPRGQYALCYPREIKIVSNITFDLNGSTLKVIYDSNRKSPFDTRITTDYYKFVGNSISFENVTNAHLIGGTIIGCRDDRNFSNTVEESKVENSYGVIFQKSTSYSSIKNCVVRDYMGDNITFSSSSVRPVAVFNTGLTLNAIDYTTGQSIPSSNTLTTNYINIPTDSVFSSFLIAGAGYTRLTALNNKEVDVFFYKEDNTFIGVLKKRKIYTSISIPKAASKIRMLFANETNPSKNPNITLHFGLIPHHNIVEYNEVFNGHRGGITLGGSYNIIQHNVIRDNGKGTNSFLDSKPVFNSSTRYAVNQEDSYGDNCVIRNNVIYGSNHGILAGCYSIQIENNHIYNIDSIGINLYSLMYANIRGNVIYNCTNPFGLMNSNFENAYVNFCENSIYGGRMNINTNDLYTLNISNNIFVDVMYINMGSNNLDNLFKNNHIKFINVLGSPIIIVNNIENCYFESRTLIDVIFRVYKQNGCVFNNIKINIQTKNQVTMSESVIIDNCEYTNSILNNHISGTKDREVRVTKSEFKDSVIKVGNINTAGFSAITIIEDCKLIANTSKNLFSTDFNQPNGLIKLIRCNIEITNPNFSYLIDHDKSVTDTFTLFLKECKFKYSGGTPLNLTYYDNAIPMIKFISTDNMFNNIILPNEDPAIYVGYDTDNTFKANVTLELEGDIYTTTVDHNLNTLEPYVLCISDTFQIIQPNISIINNNSINIKHSKNTTLLVTIKKL; translated from the coding sequence TTGTATATTATTGAACTGGATAGGTGGAATATTAAGCAAGGTTTACCTAGTAAACCTTATACAGATACCGATTATATAAGAGCAGATGCGAATATTCAAGGAATCAATAATGCAATACAATACGCGAGTGCAAATGGCTTTAAACATGTGATTTTACCAAGAGGTCAGTATGCACTATGCTATCCAAGAGAAATTAAAATAGTTAGCAATATCACCTTTGATTTAAATGGTTCAACTTTAAAAGTCATTTATGATTCCAATCGGAAATCTCCGTTTGATACTCGAATAACTACTGATTACTACAAGTTTGTTGGAAATAGTATATCCTTTGAAAATGTCACTAATGCACACCTGATTGGAGGTACAATCATAGGATGTAGAGATGACCGCAATTTTTCAAATACTGTAGAAGAAAGTAAAGTAGAAAACTCCTATGGTGTTATTTTTCAAAAAAGTACGAGTTATTCTTCTATTAAAAATTGTGTTGTTAGAGATTATATGGGCGATAATATCACTTTTTCTAGCTCGTCAGTAAGGCCAGTAGCAGTATTTAATACGGGTCTTACATTAAATGCTATAGATTATACAACAGGTCAAAGTATACCTTCATCTAATACATTGACTACAAATTATATTAATATTCCTACTGATTCAGTATTTTCTTCCTTTCTAATAGCAGGAGCTGGATATACAAGGCTTACGGCCTTAAATAATAAAGAAGTTGATGTGTTTTTTTACAAGGAAGATAATACTTTTATAGGCGTTCTCAAAAAAAGAAAAATTTATACTTCAATTTCCATTCCTAAAGCTGCATCAAAAATAAGAATGCTCTTTGCAAATGAGACAAACCCGTCTAAAAACCCTAATATCACATTACATTTCGGATTAATTCCTCACCATAATATAGTTGAATATAACGAAGTCTTTAATGGTCATCGAGGAGGTATTACTCTTGGGGGAAGTTATAATATTATTCAACATAATGTAATAAGAGATAATGGTAAAGGAACGAATAGTTTTTTAGATAGCAAACCAGTTTTTAATTCTTCTACAAGATACGCTGTTAATCAAGAAGATTCTTATGGTGATAACTGTGTAATTAGAAATAATGTAATTTATGGCAGTAATCATGGAATATTAGCTGGATGTTATTCAATACAAATCGAGAATAACCATATATATAATATAGATTCTATAGGAATTAATTTGTATAGCTTAATGTATGCAAATATTAGAGGAAATGTAATATATAACTGTACAAATCCTTTTGGATTAATGAATTCTAACTTCGAAAATGCATATGTTAATTTTTGTGAGAATAGTATTTATGGTGGTAGAATGAATATTAATACTAACGATTTATATACATTAAACATTTCTAACAATATCTTTGTTGATGTTATGTATATTAATATGGGAAGTAACAATTTAGACAATTTATTTAAGAATAATCATATCAAATTTATTAACGTTTTAGGGTCTCCAATTATTATTGTCAATAATATAGAAAATTGTTATTTTGAATCAAGAACATTAATAGATGTTATTTTTCGGGTATATAAACAAAATGGATGCGTCTTTAACAATATAAAGATAAATATTCAAACAAAGAATCAAGTAACTATGAGTGAAAGTGTTATAATTGATAATTGTGAATATACTAACAGCATTCTTAACAATCATATTTCTGGTACAAAAGACCGTGAAGTTAGGGTGACTAAATCTGAATTTAAAGACTCAGTAATTAAGGTTGGGAATATTAATACAGCAGGTTTTTCTGCAATAACAATAATAGAAGATTGTAAGTTAATAGCGAATACATCGAAAAATCTATTTTCAACAGACTTTAACCAACCTAATGGTCTCATTAAATTGATCCGTTGCAATATTGAAATTACAAACCCTAATTTCTCTTATCTAATTGACCATGACAAATCAGTAACAGATACCTTTACTTTATTTTTAAAAGAATGTAAGTTTAAATACTCTGGCGGTACTCCATTAAATCTAACTTATTATGATAATGCAATTCCTATGATTAAGTTTATATCAACAGATAATATGTTTAATAACATTATTTTACCGAACGAAGATCCAGCAATCTATGTTGGCTATGATACTGATAACACCTTCAAAGCTAACGTGACTTTAGAATTAGAGGGAGATATATACACAACTACAGTTGATCATAACTTAAACACACTGGAACCTTATGTATTATGTATATCTGATACATTCCAGATTATACAACCTAATATTTCTATAATAAATAATAATTCAATCAACATTAAACATTCAAAAAACACCACTTTATTAGTTACAATTAAAAAATTGTAA